A DNA window from Pyrus communis chromosome 3, drPyrComm1.1, whole genome shotgun sequence contains the following coding sequences:
- the LOC137730198 gene encoding tonoplast dicarboxylate transporter-like isoform X1 has protein sequence MDHHPISEDPKTPLLPLHDQIQRSQSFHSSLKSIITLKNFFILLGPLLCTIICLCVKLDGPVASRNMLAVLVWVFAWWLTEAVPMPITSMSPLFLFPFFGISSADDVAQSYWDDVIALLLGSFILALAVEHYNIHRRLALNYSKTQITLVFCGDPLNPPLLLLGICGTAAFISMWMHNVATAVMMMPVATGILRRFPTGPDQSVVVSNFCKAVILGVLYSITIGGMSTLTGTGVNLILVGMWKSYFPQAAPITFSTWFCFAFPSALLMFLAFWGLLCCLYCSRGSGQALSVYLDKAHLKKELELLGPMAFAEKMVLALFSMLIVLWMTRSITEDIPGWGVLFNGRAGDGTVSVMIATFLFIIPSKKQKGEKLMDWEKCKKLPWNIILLLGAGLAIADGVRSSGLANLLSETLDFLEAVPYVAIAPAVCLISSSITELITSNNATATLIIPLLIQIAKSMHVHPLLLMIPGGIGAQFAFLLPTATPSNTVGFATGHIEIQDMIKIGLPLKIVGIAVLSLLMPTLGVYVFRTSEPVQ, from the exons ATGGATCATCATCCAATATCCGAAGACCCCAAAACCCCGCTTCTCCCTCTCCAcgatcaaatccaacggtcgcAGAGCTTCCATTCATCCTTGAAATCCATTATAACACTCAAGAACTTCTTCATCCTCCTCGGACCTCTTCTTTGCACCATCATATGCCTCTGTGTGAAGCTAGATGGCCCGGTGGCCAGCCGGAACATGTTGGCAGTGCTGGTGTGGGTGTTTGCTTGGTGGCTCACGGAGGCCGTGCCCATGCCAATTACCTCCATGTCCCCACTCTTTCTCTTCCCCTTCTTTGGAATATCCTCTGCTGATGATGTTGCTCAATCTTACTGGGACGATGTTATTGCCCTTCTTCTTGGAAGCTTTATATTGGCTCTTGCTGTTGAGCATTATAACATCCACAGAAGATTGGCCTTGAAT TATTCCAAAACACAGATAACCCTGGTGTTCTGCGGAGATCCCTTGAATCCACCATTGCTGCTGCTGGGAATATGTGGGACCGCAGCATTCATCAGCATGTGGATGCACAACGTGGCAACTGCAGTGATGATGATGCCCGTAGCCACCGGCATTCTCCGGCGGTTTCCAACGGGTCCCGACCAGTCCGTGGTTGTGAGCAACTTTTGCAAAGCCGTGATTCTGGGGGTGTTGTACTCCATAACCATAGGAGGGATGAGCACTCTGACAGGGACAGGTGTCAATCTCATATTGGTTGGAATGTGGAAGAGCTATTTCCCACAAGCAGCTCCGATCACCTTCAGCACCTGGTTCTGTTTCGCCTTCCCTTCGGCATTGTTGATGTTCTTGGCTTTCTGGGGTTTGCTTTGCTGCTTGTATTGCTCAAGGGGTTCAGGCCAGGCTCTCTCTGTTTATTTAGACAAAGCCCATTTGAAGAAGGAACTCGAATTGCTAG GTCCAATGGCTTTTGCTGAGAAGATGGTACTGGCTTTGTTTTCG ATGCTGATTGTTTTGTGGATGACAAGAAGCATAACGGAGGATATTCCGGGCTGGGGAGTCCTCTTCAACGGACGTGCCGGAGATGGAACTGTCAGT GTTATGATTGCAACTTTTTTGTTCATAATTccaagcaaaaaacaaaaaggtgagAAGTTGATGGACTGGGAAAAATGCAAGAAGCTACCCTGGAATATCATATTGTTATTAGGTGCTGGTTTAGCCATAGCTGACGGAGTTCGATCCAGTGGCCTTGCTAATTTATTATCTGAAACCCTAGATTTTTTGGAGGCAGTCCCATATGTTGCCATTGCACCTGCGGTGTGTCTCATAAGTAGTTCCATCACTGAGTTGATCACATCAAACAATGCGACAGCCACGCTTATTATTCCTCTCCTAATTCAAATTGCCAAAAGTATGCATGTGCATCCTCTCCTTCTGATGATTCCGGGTGGCATTGGGGCACAATTTGCTTTCTTGCTTCCTACGGCAACTCCTTCAAATACCGTAGGATTCGCCACTGGCCACATTGAGATCCAAGACATGATCAAGATTGGCTTGCCATTGAAGATTGTTGGGATTGCTGTGTTGTCCCTTTTGATGCCCACTCTTG GAGTTTATGTATTTAGGACAAGTGAACCAGTTCAATGA
- the LOC137730198 gene encoding tonoplast dicarboxylate transporter-like isoform X3: protein MDHHPISEDPKTPLLPLHDQIQRSQSFHSSLKSIITLKNFFILLGPLLCTIICLCVKLDGPVASRNMLAVLVWVFAWWLTEAVPMPITSMSPLFLFPFFGISSADDVAQSYWDDVIALLLGSFILALAVEHYNIHRRLALNITLVFCGDPLNPPLLLLGICGTAAFISMWMHNVATAVMMMPVATGILRRFPTGPDQSVVVSNFCKAVILGVLYSITIGGMSTLTGTGVNLILVGMWKSYFPQAAPITFSTWFCFAFPSALLMFLAFWGLLCCLYCSRGSGQALSVYLDKAHLKKELELLGPMAFAEKMVLALFSMLIVLWMTRSITEDIPGWGVLFNGRAGDGTVSVMIATFLFIIPSKKQKGEKLMDWEKCKKLPWNIILLLGAGLAIADGVRSSGLANLLSETLDFLEAVPYVAIAPAVCLISSSITELITSNNATATLIIPLLIQIAKSMHVHPLLLMIPGGIGAQFAFLLPTATPSNTVGFATGHIEIQDMIKIGLPLKIVGIAVLSLLMPTLGVYVFRTSEPVQ from the exons ATGGATCATCATCCAATATCCGAAGACCCCAAAACCCCGCTTCTCCCTCTCCAcgatcaaatccaacggtcgcAGAGCTTCCATTCATCCTTGAAATCCATTATAACACTCAAGAACTTCTTCATCCTCCTCGGACCTCTTCTTTGCACCATCATATGCCTCTGTGTGAAGCTAGATGGCCCGGTGGCCAGCCGGAACATGTTGGCAGTGCTGGTGTGGGTGTTTGCTTGGTGGCTCACGGAGGCCGTGCCCATGCCAATTACCTCCATGTCCCCACTCTTTCTCTTCCCCTTCTTTGGAATATCCTCTGCTGATGATGTTGCTCAATCTTACTGGGACGATGTTATTGCCCTTCTTCTTGGAAGCTTTATATTGGCTCTTGCTGTTGAGCATTATAACATCCACAGAAGATTGGCCTTGAAT ATAACCCTGGTGTTCTGCGGAGATCCCTTGAATCCACCATTGCTGCTGCTGGGAATATGTGGGACCGCAGCATTCATCAGCATGTGGATGCACAACGTGGCAACTGCAGTGATGATGATGCCCGTAGCCACCGGCATTCTCCGGCGGTTTCCAACGGGTCCCGACCAGTCCGTGGTTGTGAGCAACTTTTGCAAAGCCGTGATTCTGGGGGTGTTGTACTCCATAACCATAGGAGGGATGAGCACTCTGACAGGGACAGGTGTCAATCTCATATTGGTTGGAATGTGGAAGAGCTATTTCCCACAAGCAGCTCCGATCACCTTCAGCACCTGGTTCTGTTTCGCCTTCCCTTCGGCATTGTTGATGTTCTTGGCTTTCTGGGGTTTGCTTTGCTGCTTGTATTGCTCAAGGGGTTCAGGCCAGGCTCTCTCTGTTTATTTAGACAAAGCCCATTTGAAGAAGGAACTCGAATTGCTAG GTCCAATGGCTTTTGCTGAGAAGATGGTACTGGCTTTGTTTTCG ATGCTGATTGTTTTGTGGATGACAAGAAGCATAACGGAGGATATTCCGGGCTGGGGAGTCCTCTTCAACGGACGTGCCGGAGATGGAACTGTCAGT GTTATGATTGCAACTTTTTTGTTCATAATTccaagcaaaaaacaaaaaggtgagAAGTTGATGGACTGGGAAAAATGCAAGAAGCTACCCTGGAATATCATATTGTTATTAGGTGCTGGTTTAGCCATAGCTGACGGAGTTCGATCCAGTGGCCTTGCTAATTTATTATCTGAAACCCTAGATTTTTTGGAGGCAGTCCCATATGTTGCCATTGCACCTGCGGTGTGTCTCATAAGTAGTTCCATCACTGAGTTGATCACATCAAACAATGCGACAGCCACGCTTATTATTCCTCTCCTAATTCAAATTGCCAAAAGTATGCATGTGCATCCTCTCCTTCTGATGATTCCGGGTGGCATTGGGGCACAATTTGCTTTCTTGCTTCCTACGGCAACTCCTTCAAATACCGTAGGATTCGCCACTGGCCACATTGAGATCCAAGACATGATCAAGATTGGCTTGCCATTGAAGATTGTTGGGATTGCTGTGTTGTCCCTTTTGATGCCCACTCTTG GAGTTTATGTATTTAGGACAAGTGAACCAGTTCAATGA
- the LOC137730198 gene encoding tonoplast dicarboxylate transporter-like isoform X2: protein MDSPPSNDPKIPLLPLDDPNPNHNSQIRYPSSLESILPSKNLSILLGPLLSTVICLCVNLDGAVASRNMLAVLAWVFAWWLTEAVPMPVTSMSPLFLFPLFGIASADDVAHSYTNDVIALVLGSFILALAVEHYNIHKRLALNITLVFCGDPLNPPLLLLGICGTAAFISMWMHNVATAVMMMPVATGILRRFPTGPDQSVVVSNFCKAVILGVLYSITIGGMSTLTGTGVNLILVGMWKSYFPQAAPITFSTWFCFAFPSALLMFLAFWGLLCCLYCSRGSGQALSVYLDKAHLKKELELLGPMAFAEKMVLALFSMLIVLWMTRSITEDIPGWGVLFNGRAGDGTVSVMIATFLFIIPSKKQKGEKLMDWEKCKKLPWNIILLLGAGLAIADGVRSSGLANLLSETLDFLEAVPYVAIAPAVCLISSSITELITSNNATATLIIPLLIQIAKSMHVHPLLLMIPGGIGAQFAFLLPTATPSNTVGFATGHIEIQDMIKIGLPLKIVGIAVLSLLMPTLGVYVFRTSEPVQ, encoded by the exons ATGGATAGTCCTCCCTCCAATGACCCCAAAATCCCACTTCTCCCACTTGATGATCCAAATCCAAACCATAACTCACAAATCCGCTACCCTTCTTCACTGGAATCCATTCTACCATCCAAGAACTTGTCCATCCTCCTGGGGCCTCTTTTGAGCACCGTTATTTGCCTCTGTGTCAACTTAGATGGCGCCGTCGCTAGCCGGAATATGTTGGCCGTGCTTGCCTGGGTGTTTGCTTGGTGGCTCACGGAGGCCGTGCCGATGCCAGTTACCTCAATGTcccctctcttcctcttcccgCTCTTCGGAATTGCCTCTGCAGATGATGTTGCCCACTCTTACACGAACGATGTTATTGCCCTCGTTCTTGGAAGCTTTATTTTGGCTCTCGCTGTTGAGCATTATAACATACACAAAAGATTGGCCTTGAAT ATAACCCTGGTGTTCTGCGGAGATCCCTTGAATCCACCATTGCTGCTGCTGGGAATATGTGGGACCGCAGCATTCATCAGCATGTGGATGCACAACGTGGCAACTGCAGTGATGATGATGCCCGTAGCCACCGGCATTCTCCGGCGGTTTCCAACGGGTCCCGACCAGTCCGTGGTTGTGAGCAACTTTTGCAAAGCCGTGATTCTGGGGGTGTTGTACTCCATAACCATAGGAGGGATGAGCACTCTGACAGGGACAGGTGTCAATCTCATATTGGTTGGAATGTGGAAGAGCTATTTCCCACAAGCAGCTCCGATCACCTTCAGCACCTGGTTCTGTTTCGCCTTCCCTTCGGCATTGTTGATGTTCTTGGCTTTCTGGGGTTTGCTTTGCTGCTTGTATTGCTCAAGGGGTTCAGGCCAGGCTCTCTCTGTTTATTTAGACAAAGCCCATTTGAAGAAGGAACTCGAATTGCTAG GTCCAATGGCTTTTGCTGAGAAGATGGTACTGGCTTTGTTTTCG ATGCTGATTGTTTTGTGGATGACAAGAAGCATAACGGAGGATATTCCGGGCTGGGGAGTCCTCTTCAACGGACGTGCCGGAGATGGAACTGTCAGT GTTATGATTGCAACTTTTTTGTTCATAATTccaagcaaaaaacaaaaaggtgagAAGTTGATGGACTGGGAAAAATGCAAGAAGCTACCCTGGAATATCATATTGTTATTAGGTGCTGGTTTAGCCATAGCTGACGGAGTTCGATCCAGTGGCCTTGCTAATTTATTATCTGAAACCCTAGATTTTTTGGAGGCAGTCCCATATGTTGCCATTGCACCTGCGGTGTGTCTCATAAGTAGTTCCATCACTGAGTTGATCACATCAAACAATGCGACAGCCACGCTTATTATTCCTCTCCTAATTCAAATTGCCAAAAGTATGCATGTGCATCCTCTCCTTCTGATGATTCCGGGTGGCATTGGGGCACAATTTGCTTTCTTGCTTCCTACGGCAACTCCTTCAAATACCGTAGGATTCGCCACTGGCCACATTGAGATCCAAGACATGATCAAGATTGGCTTGCCATTGAAGATTGTTGGGATTGCTGTGTTGTCCCTTTTGATGCCCACTCTTG GAGTTTATGTATTTAGGACAAGTGAACCAGTTCAATGA
- the LOC137730197 gene encoding disease resistance RPP13-like protein 4, translating into MTMLAEALVQAVTAQVLSAAAHEAQFCFNFKSELEKMKNWLGKMNCLVVDADKKLKLSSEQETVKKYLGELREVIYEADNALTDCLIREEEKKKKRFFSCLLPLEPVFPYQMGRRLTNINSDMKKVHDELVKYLSASAAAPDSMSQHIISSRPFVGSLNPHKTYGLDGDIEELKGWILKDDEKEPAMNYIGIVGMGGLGKTTLAQQLFNDSQILDHFEKTMWVCVSGNFCEQWILKRLLSKVNEETSSLDNDEILRRLITVLNGKSYLIVLDDVWPYKNKSDWLKDLCSKLPTSVGKSSCIIITTRNEHVAQKMVLRNTQIHYHQPLKSKDSWDLFSEYAFRKSNGECPGDHYKDVSVHILKKCGGLPLAIKTLGSLLSEKVDSPLEWTDISNKFHALTTEGKTVDVIDSLQLSYDELPHTSLKQCLLCVSIYPEDFEIDAGQLIHWWVGEGLVQQKDSKTAIELGYEYLAELVNRCLLEVVDRRWYDGKVYKCKIHDMVREVIIKIAGEEAFCIFNEQGKLMQKHEQNEQNEQKPRWFRTSEDMDDDKKELEDNPKLRTFFLMSSPPSNFGKNFGILESLRVLDLSYSKVVEYSITHSPVTSAEDLFSYISSLKRLACLNLSGTQIREVPSSIQKLLNLQLLVLNGCKKLVKIHPSIKCLKRLIVLDVGDCPLHCLPKGLGNLCLLQELTGFKVVNPAKTQGCALRELRELKKLRVLRIVLSADTEISPDEIGILSSLSNLKVVTIDADECQEQETLGKLDGLKMPPNLRELYVRNYHSNTMPNWFHPNVLSGLQYLCVENCDIAKLTSDQSTWKHVEGLCLKLLNYEEDGDNLRKIMPALRYMEIRHCSKFKNLPREVEEQGVWRKKN; encoded by the exons ATGACGATGCTAGCAGAAGCTCTGGTTCAGGCCGTAACAGCACAAGTACTCAGTGCTGCAGCGCACGAAGCTCagttctgttttaatttcaaaagTGAGCTTGAGAAGATGAAGAACTGGCTTGGAAAAATGAATTGCTTAGTTGTCGACGCAGACAAGAAACTGAAACTGTCGTCTGAACAGGAAACGGTCAAGAAATATTTGGGGGAGCTAAGGGAAGTGATTTATGAAGCCGACAACGCATTGACGGATTGCCTGatcagagaggaagaaaagaagaaaaagaggttCTTCTCATGCTTGTTGCCTCTGGAGCCGGTTTTCCCGTATCAGATGGGCAGGAGGTTGACGAACATTAATTCTGATATGAAGAAGGTGCACGACGAGTTGGTCAAATATTTGAGTGCATCAGCTGCTGCACCAGATAGTATGAGCCAACACATCATCAGCAGCAGGCCATTTGTTGGTTCACTAAACCCACATAAGACATATGGACTGGATGGGGACATAGAAGAGTTGAAAGGGTGGATACTTAAAGACGACGAGAAGGAACCAGCAATGAACTACATTGGCATTGTGGGGATGGGGGGCCTGGGCAAAACCACCCTTGCTCAACAACTCTTTAACGATTCTCAAATCTTGGATCACTTTGAAAAGACAATGTGGGTGTGTGTTTCCGGAAATTTCTGCGAGCAGTGGATCCTGAAAAGGTTACTCAGCAAAGTTAATGAAGAAACGTCTTCCTTGGATAATGATGAAATTTTGCGCAGACTCATCACTGTCCTTAATGGTAAATCCTATCTCATTGTCCTGGATGATGTGTGGccttacaaaaacaaatcagaTTGGTTGAAAGACCTGTGCTCCAAGCTACCAACATCAGTTGGTAAATCCAGCTGCATCATTATTACCACCAGGAATGAACATGTTGCGCAAAAAATGGTTCTTAGAAACACACAAATTCATTACCATCAACCTCTGAAGAGCAAAGACAGCTGGGATTTATTCAGTGAATATGCATTTCGAAAAAGCAATGGAGAATGCCCTGGTGATCATTATAAAGATGTCTCAGTGCATATCTTGAAGAAATGTGGTGGCCTTCCTCTGGCAATAAAGACTTTAGGAAGCTTATTGTCTGAGAAGGTTGATTCTCCTTTAGAATGGACAGACATTTCGAACAAATTCCATGCACTCACAACCGAAGGAAAAACTGTAGATGTCATCGACTCTCTGCAGTTAAGCTATGATGAACTTCCACATACCAGTCTCAAGCAATGCCTATTGTGTGTCTCCATTTATCCTGAAGACTTTGAGATAGATGCCGGACAGTTGATTCACTGGTGGGTTGGGGAGGGCCTCGTCCAGCAAAAGGATTCAAAAACAGCTATAGAATTGGGATATGAATATCTCGCAGAACTAGTGAACAGATGCCTGCTGGAAGTAGTGGATCGGCGATGGTATGATGGGAAAGTTTATAAGTGCAAGATACACGatatggtgcgggaggtaaTTATCAAGATTGCGGGAGAGGAGGCATTTTGCATCTTCAATGAGCAGGGAAAGCTAATGCAGAAACATGAGCAAAATGAGCAAAATGAGCAAAAGCCACGATGGTTCCGTACCAGCGAAGACATGGATGATGACAAGAAGGAACTAGAAGATAATCCAAAGTTGAGGACATTTTTTCTCATGTCAAGCCCTCCTAGTAACTTTGGCAAGAATTTTGGGATCCTGGAGTCCCTCAGGGTGTTGGACTTGTCTTACTCTAAAGTTGTCGAATATAGCATCACCCACTCTCCAG TGACAAGTGCTGAGGATCTCTTCAGCTATATCAGTTCTCTCAAACGCTTAGCATGTCTAAACTTGAGTGGAACTCAGATACGGGAAGTCCCATCTTCGATTCAGAAACTGCTTAACCTCCAGCTTTTGGTGTTGAACGGATGCAAAAAATTAGTCAAAATACACCCATCCATCAAATGTTTGAAGAGGCTCATTGTCTTGGACGTTGGAGATTGTCCCCTTCATTGCCTACCCAAGGGTCTAGGGAACCTCTGTCTTCTACAAGAACTCACCGGTTTCAAGGTGGTGAATCCGGCCAAAACACAGGGTTGCGCCCTTCGTGAGCTCAGAGAACTAAAGAAGCTAAGAGTTCTTCGAATTGTGCTAAGTGCTGACACTGAAATCTCTCCAGATGAAATAGGCATCCTATCAAGTCTCAGCAATCTCAAGGTCGTTACCATTGATGCTGATGAATGTCAAGAACAGGAAACTTTGGGAAAGTTAGACGGGCTTAAGATGCCTCCAAATCTCAGGGAGCTGTATGTAAGGAATTATCATTCCAACACAATGCCCAACTGGTTTCATCCGAATGTGCTTTCTGGATTGCAGTATCTCTGTGTTGAGAATTGTGACATTGCGAAACTGACCAGTGATCAGTCCACTTGGAAACATGTTGAGGGTTTGTGTTTGAAGTTGCTGAACTATGAGGAAGATGGGGACAACTTGAGGAAAATTATGCCTGCACTCCGCTACATGGAGATTCGCCATTGTTCAAAGTTCAAAAATCTTCCCCGCGAGGTTGAAGAGCAAGGAGTttggagaaagaaaaattga